In Trichlorobacter lovleyi, the DNA window TGTACTAGCGCGGCCGTTGCGGCCGCTGCGGATGCCGAGCCCCACCGGCCGACTCCGGTTTGCTGCCACTTGGCTTGACCCCTGCAGCGGCGTGTACGGCGCCCTGCCCTGCTGCCGGCTTCGGCTGCGGTTTCTTGGCCTTGGGCTGGTTCCGGGGCGGACGTGGCGGACGGGCAAACTCGTCATCCTTGCGCGGGGCAGGCACGCTGTAATCAAACCCCTCCACGGTACGACGTTCAATGGCAGTCCCCAGGGTGCGTTCAATCGCCTTGACCATGACCGTGTCCTCATCGGTGACCATGGTAAAGGCATCGCCGTTTCTGGCGGCCCGGCCGGTACGGCCGATGCGGTGGATATAGGCCTCACTGGTGTCCGGGATATCGTAGTTGATCACGTGGGAGACCTGCGAGACATCAATCCCGCGGGCGGCAATGTCGGTTGCCACCAGGATCTGATAGGTACCGTTCCGGAAGCCGTCCATGGCCGCCTGACGCCGGTTCTGGGAAAGGTTACCCTGCAGCGAGGCAGCGGTGTAGCCGGCCTTTTCCAGCTGTTCCCCCACCCGCTTGGCGCGGTGCTTGGTGCGGGTAAAGATCAGCACCGAATCAGTATCGGTATGCTTCAGCAACTGCATCAGCAGCGGGGTTTTCAGGTGCTGGGCCACCGGATAGAGCGCATGGCTGACCGTGGAGGCCGGAGCAACGTTATCCACCTGCACCGTGGCCGGATCGCGCAGGATCTCGCGGGCCAGGCCGCGGATCTCGGCCGGCATGGTGGCGGAAAACAGCATGGTCTGACGCTGGCTAGGCAGGTGTTTCAGAATCCGGCGGATATCCGGCAAAAAACCCATATCGAACATCTGGTCGGCCTCGTCCAGCACCAGCAGTTCCAGATTGGTCAGGTCAATGGTGCCCTGGCTGATATGATCCAGCAGGCGGCCGGGGCAGGCCACGACGATCTCTACCCCGTTTCTGAGTTTCTCTATCTGCGGGTTAACGTTGACGCCACCGTAGACCGTGATGCTCTTCAGACGGGTCTGCTGCCCCAGCTCCAGCATGGCGTCATTTATCTGTTCGGCCAGCTCGCGGGTCGGGGCGATCACCAGGGCGCGCACCTGCTTGCGCGGCCCCTGCATCAGACGGTGCAGGATCGGCAGGGCAAAGGCAGCGGTCTTGCCGGTGCCGGTCTGGGCCAGTCCCATCAGGTCATGGCCGGCCATGATCTTCGGTATGGCCTGGGCCTGGATCGGTGTGGGGGTGGTGTAGCCAAGGGCATTGATTCCTGCTACGACCTTGGGGTGAAAACTGAATTGTTGAAACGGCATCTACGTCCTTCTTTCCTCAAAATTACTGCGGAGACCGTCTACTGCGTGGCGCGGTGCTCACTCCCTCGCCTACCGAGTAGTCGTTGTGCGACCTACGCCTTGTATCCAGCCTTCCTCATGACATTTTGAAAACGGCACCATATGGTGCATGAAAAAAGCCCCGGAATTGTCCGGGGCTACAAGTACTCTTAAACTCGTGATCTTCCTGGAACAGCGTGTAATTTTAAAATAATATCAGTTAGCCAGACACAGGTCAAACAAAATACTGCTATCCTATTCTGACACAGCCAACAGGCAGCATTGCCGGGAAAAGCCGTTGCCCGGCGCCGTTGCAGCTTGACCACGGCAGACTCTGCCTGCATAATGCTGATATCTTTCCAGATATTACGTTTCATCGCAACAGCAGCCGCATCACCGGGACAAGCGGGGAAGACAGCCCCGCCAAGACTGTGCAGCCATGACCCCCATCAGGAGTTGCCATGAAAACCACCCATTCAAAACTGATCCGGATCCTGATCGGCTTTGCCGCCACCGCGCTATTCAGCCTGCTGCTGCTTAAACCACCCCACACCTTTGATCTGATCGAAGCCAAGCTGTATGACATCCGCTTCAAGCTGCGCGGCAGCATCCCTCCCCCTGATTCGGTCGTGATTGCCACTATTGATGAAAAGAGTCTGGATCGCCTGGGACGCTGGCCCTGGAGCCGAAATGTCCTGGCCCGCCTGGTTGATCGCCTGAACCAGGCAGATGCGGCGGTGATTGCGTTTGACGTCATCTTTCCTGAGCCGGAGGCCCATGACGAGACGTTTGCCCGTGCGATCGAACAGGCCGGCACGGTCGTGCTGGCGGTGGCCTTTGATTTTGAACACAGGTCGGACCATACCGCCGCTGACCCTGTGCTTGAGCAGTCGGCCATTGTGTCGGTGGAACATGATGAGCTGTTCAACACCTATCCGCCGATCATCTCGGGCGGCATGCTGACGGTTCCGGTCAAAAGGCTCAAAGACAAGGCCCTGGGCTTTGCCCATATCAATATGTTCCCGGACGAGGTTGACGGCACCCTGCGCTGGGAATCGCTCCTGCTGGGCCATGACCGCTTCCTGTATCCCTCCCTGTCACTGCGGGCGGCAGCGGAATATCTGGGGATACCGCCGGAACGGATTGTTGTTGATGCCACCCGCGGCATCAGGGTCGGCAAAGTGTCGATCCCCACGGATCACTGGGGGCGGATGCCGATCAACTACTATGGCCCAGGCAAGACCTTCCGGCACATTTCGGTGGTTGATATCCTGGACGGCAAGGTCGGCAGGAAGGAACTTGCCAACCGGGTCGTCTATATCGGCGCCACCGCCATCGGCATCTATGACCTCAGGGTGACCCCTGTCTCTGCGGCCTACCCCGGTGTGGAAAAGAGCGCCGCAGTAACCGCCTCAATCCTTGAGCAACGCTTTATCCGCCAGGCCTCCCAACAGCAGAATCTGCTGTTCCTGATCGGCAGCGGCGTGCTGCTGAGCCTGCTGTTAAGCCGCGTGCGCCTGGTCTGGGGGGCGCTGGTAACCCTGCTGTTCCTGGCTGCGGTGTTCCTGACCGGCCAGCTCTTTTTCAGTAGCTCCGGGCTGTGGCTGAACCTGGCCTGCCCCCTGAACAACATCATCCTGATCTTCATGGCGGTCACGGCCTGGAACTACGCCTTTGAGGAGCGCCATGCCCGCCAGATACGCGCCATGTTCTCCAGTTATGTAACCCAGACCATCGTCAACGAGCTGATCAACAACCCCCAGATGGCAAAACTGGGCGGAGAACGGCGGATCATCACGGTGCTGTTCTCGGATGTAAAGGGGTTTACGACCTTTTCCGAGCAACATACGCCGGAGGAGGTGGTTGCCTTGCTGAACGAGTTCCTGGGGGCCATGACCGACGTGATCCTGAAGTGGGGCGGGACACTGGACAAGTTCATCGGTGACGCCATCGTGGTATTCTGGAACGCGCCGGGGCCGGTGGAGAACCATGCCGAACGGGCGGTCCGCTGCGCCGCCGAGATGATTGAGCGCCTGACGGAGCTGCAGCAGGCCTGGCAACAGGCCGGCAAGCCGTGCCTGTCGGCAGGTATCGGCATCAACACCGGCGAGGCGGTGGTGGGCAACATCGGTGCCGAAGGGAAGAAGATGGACTACACCGTGATCGGTGACCAGGTCAATCTGGGGGCACGTGTAGAGTCGCTGACCCGGCTGTTCAAGGCCGATATCCTGATCACCGGAGGGACCCTGGCAGCGCTGCAGCCGGGCATTGCAGCGGGGCAGTTGAACGGCATTGCCATCCGCGGGGTGCAGCAGGTGATCGTGAAGGGGAAGGAACAGCCGGTTTGTCTGTACGAGGTCAGCATGTTGAACAAAAATGAGCTATTCCGGTTTAGTGAATGCCCGACCGGCGAACCGCTCAAGCTGACGGAGAAGTAACAGTGGCTGCGCCCCCCGCTGCAAAGCAGGGGGCGCAGCTGTTCCTACTGTACGATATAGCTGGTGAGACTTTCGGTCTTCGTCCTTGTTTCGTAGGGACCGATGCTGGTCTGGGACGTCTTGACCAGACCGACATAGGGAGCATACCAGTAGTCGCCGCTGACGGTGGTAACCCCGGGAGAGGGGGATGCCATCGTGTTTGTTTCGGTAAAGCTGACCCTGATGGCACTAAAGCTGCCGGCCGGAACCATCACGGTTTCAGGGCCAACCACGGTATGCTGGCTGCTAATCGTGGCGCTGTACACGCTTGGAGATCCCTCGATGGTGATGGTTTCAGTTCTGGTGGTTGAACCGCTGACGATGGTCCCCGTTGCCGGCTGTCCGATAAAGACGATATAGCCGGGAGTGGTATAGGTCTCACTGAAGGTGCTTGTCGAACTGCCGATGCTGTATAGGGAGGTCTTTGAGCCGTTCGAGCTTTGCAGATAGCCGTTGCCGTTCATAAGCAGCAGGTCGTCAATGGAGGTGCTGGTAGTGGTGGTGCCGGTGCTGGAGGTTTCGGAACCATCATGCTGGACGCTGAACCCGCTGACAGCGGTTGATACCTGGGTCACCAGCCGTGTAAACGACCCGCTCGCGGTCTCGGTGGTGGTGCCGTAGATTACTGTTGACGACGTGTCGTAGATCCACTTGTTCCCGACGGTTATCGGGAAGTACGGCGTACCCGGCGCACCGGTAAAGTTCT includes these proteins:
- a CDS encoding CHASE2 domain-containing protein, with translation MKTTHSKLIRILIGFAATALFSLLLLKPPHTFDLIEAKLYDIRFKLRGSIPPPDSVVIATIDEKSLDRLGRWPWSRNVLARLVDRLNQADAAVIAFDVIFPEPEAHDETFARAIEQAGTVVLAVAFDFEHRSDHTAADPVLEQSAIVSVEHDELFNTYPPIISGGMLTVPVKRLKDKALGFAHINMFPDEVDGTLRWESLLLGHDRFLYPSLSLRAAAEYLGIPPERIVVDATRGIRVGKVSIPTDHWGRMPINYYGPGKTFRHISVVDILDGKVGRKELANRVVYIGATAIGIYDLRVTPVSAAYPGVEKSAAVTASILEQRFIRQASQQQNLLFLIGSGVLLSLLLSRVRLVWGALVTLLFLAAVFLTGQLFFSSSGLWLNLACPLNNIILIFMAVTAWNYAFEERHARQIRAMFSSYVTQTIVNELINNPQMAKLGGERRIITVLFSDVKGFTTFSEQHTPEEVVALLNEFLGAMTDVILKWGGTLDKFIGDAIVVFWNAPGPVENHAERAVRCAAEMIERLTELQQAWQQAGKPCLSAGIGINTGEAVVGNIGAEGKKMDYTVIGDQVNLGARVESLTRLFKADILITGGTLAALQPGIAAGQLNGIAIRGVQQVIVKGKEQPVCLYEVSMLNKNELFRFSECPTGEPLKLTEK
- a CDS encoding DEAD/DEAH box helicase, whose product is MPFQQFSFHPKVVAGINALGYTTPTPIQAQAIPKIMAGHDLMGLAQTGTGKTAAFALPILHRLMQGPRKQVRALVIAPTRELAEQINDAMLELGQQTRLKSITVYGGVNVNPQIEKLRNGVEIVVACPGRLLDHISQGTIDLTNLELLVLDEADQMFDMGFLPDIRRILKHLPSQRQTMLFSATMPAEIRGLAREILRDPATVQVDNVAPASTVSHALYPVAQHLKTPLLMQLLKHTDTDSVLIFTRTKHRAKRVGEQLEKAGYTAASLQGNLSQNRRQAAMDGFRNGTYQILVATDIAARGIDVSQVSHVINYDIPDTSEAYIHRIGRTGRAARNGDAFTMVTDEDTVMVKAIERTLGTAIERRTVEGFDYSVPAPRKDDEFARPPRPPRNQPKAKKPQPKPAAGQGAVHAAAGVKPSGSKPESAGGARHPQRPQRPR
- a CDS encoding carboxypeptidase-like regulatory domain-containing protein, whose amino-acid sequence is MKTRLLIIASLVLAGCLLSLAGCGGGTASFSSGNGTTGTITLNVAWPKSTAAKGTPVVEKMAGAVTVRLTISGPGMTPITKDFPVEDGQGTIDGVPVGTERVLKILGLDSAGAALYAGEVTNITVVAGQTSDAGTVVMEPVGGYSISGKVTLDGSTGLEGVTITAESSTIAYAAAALTASYSATTDANGDYTIIGLPSGTYLLTASKTDYTFTPSSTTVIIDTTSLTGQNFTGAPGTPYFPITVGNKWIYDTSSTVIYGTTTETASGSFTRLVTQVSTAVSGFSVQHDGSETSSTGTTTTSTSIDDLLLMNGNGYLQSSNGSKTSLYSIGSSTSTFSETYTTPGYIVFIGQPATGTIVSGSTTRTETITIEGSPSVYSATISSQHTVVGPETVMVPAGSFSAIRVSFTETNTMASPSPGVTTVSGDYWYAPYVGLVKTSQTSIGPYETRTKTESLTSYIVQ